A window of Microcystis aeruginosa FD4 contains these coding sequences:
- a CDS encoding 4a-hydroxytetrahydrobiopterin dehydratase, with protein sequence MTELAQQKCQPCQSGSSPITAEEITALQAKITDWNLLEYEGIPRLQKLYKFANFQGAIAFTNAVGEAAEKEGHHPALLTEWGKVTVSWWTHDVGGLHQNDFIMAARTDDIYRKFGSKTPSFSVAEDGLTFLAK encoded by the coding sequence ATGACCGAACTTGCCCAACAAAAATGTCAACCTTGTCAATCGGGTTCTTCTCCTATCACTGCCGAGGAAATTACCGCTTTACAGGCTAAAATTACCGATTGGAATCTCTTAGAATACGAGGGTATTCCCCGTCTGCAAAAACTCTATAAATTTGCCAATTTTCAAGGGGCAATCGCCTTTACTAATGCCGTGGGAGAAGCAGCGGAAAAAGAAGGCCATCACCCCGCTTTATTGACAGAATGGGGCAAAGTTACCGTTTCTTGGTGGACCCATGACGTGGGCGGATTACATCAAAATGACTTTATCATGGCTGCCCGTACCGATGATATTTATCGAAAATTTGGGTCTAAAACCCCGTCCTTTAGCGTAGCGGAGGACGGCTTGACATTTCTAGCTAAATAG
- a CDS encoding DEAD/DEAH box helicase translates to MRLPTLKYERGTLILHPPPKGKKWLDFATWDDRIERFRILAIHYRPLVETLQEEGINFQDEAKAFNNLELIASFEREPYPHQTEALIAWKKSQRRGVIVLPTAAGKTYLAQLALQSTPRSTLIIVPTIDLMHQWYAQMLAAFPDAEVGLLGGGSKDNSAILIATYQSAAIYSETLGNRYAFLIFDECHHLPSDFFRKIAEDSIAPYRLGLTATPDRGDGSHQDLDYLIGAIVYQKSPQDLSGKALADHEIIQIKVKLSAKEQEKYQEAIKIRNDFLRKNNLSLSGLDGWQNFVMISARSSEGRRAMLAHRESKEISSGTQGKLRVLAELICEHYPEAILIFTNDNATVYRISESFLIPAITHQTPVKERHEILTHFRQGEYKILVTSHVLNEGVDVPEARIAIILSGTGSTREYIQRLGRVLRKGQQEDKRAILYEVIAENTTEEKTSQRRRGEQKNKTSYKTGNRQLELLPSPPKKSFSFPKAAESSTPWVSSPESEEE, encoded by the coding sequence ATGCGCTTACCCACCCTCAAATATGAGCGAGGAACCTTAATTCTCCATCCACCACCAAAAGGGAAAAAATGGCTAGATTTTGCCACTTGGGATGATCGTATAGAAAGATTTCGCATTTTGGCCATTCATTATCGTCCTCTCGTGGAAACCCTACAGGAGGAGGGCATTAACTTCCAAGATGAAGCAAAAGCTTTCAACAATTTAGAATTAATTGCCAGTTTTGAACGGGAACCCTACCCCCACCAAACTGAAGCGTTAATCGCTTGGAAAAAATCCCAGAGAAGAGGTGTCATCGTCCTTCCCACCGCTGCCGGTAAAACCTATCTTGCCCAATTAGCTCTACAATCGACTCCCCGCAGCACCTTAATTATCGTGCCGACTATTGATTTAATGCACCAGTGGTATGCCCAGATGTTGGCGGCTTTTCCCGATGCCGAGGTGGGATTATTAGGGGGAGGTTCTAAGGATAATAGTGCTATTTTAATCGCCACCTATCAAAGTGCGGCAATTTATTCAGAAACTCTTGGCAATCGTTACGCTTTTTTGATTTTTGATGAATGTCATCATTTACCATCGGATTTCTTTCGGAAAATAGCGGAAGATTCGATCGCACCCTATCGTTTAGGCTTAACAGCAACACCGGATCGCGGTGATGGTAGTCATCAAGATTTAGATTATCTTATCGGTGCAATTGTTTATCAAAAAAGTCCCCAAGACTTGTCAGGAAAAGCCCTAGCGGATCATGAAATAATTCAAATTAAAGTGAAACTATCTGCCAAAGAACAGGAAAAATATCAAGAAGCAATTAAAATTCGCAATGATTTTTTAAGAAAAAATAATCTCAGTTTGTCTGGTTTAGATGGTTGGCAAAATTTTGTCATGATTAGTGCCAGAAGTAGCGAAGGGCGCCGGGCGATGTTAGCGCACCGGGAGTCGAAGGAAATATCCTCCGGAACTCAGGGAAAATTGCGGGTTTTAGCCGAGTTAATCTGTGAACACTATCCGGAAGCAATTTTAATTTTTACCAACGATAATGCCACAGTTTACCGCATTTCCGAGAGCTTTTTAATACCTGCCATAACCCATCAAACTCCCGTGAAAGAACGCCATGAAATCCTGACCCATTTTCGTCAGGGAGAATACAAAATTCTGGTGACTTCCCATGTTCTTAATGAAGGGGTTGATGTGCCGGAAGCACGCATCGCGATTATTTTATCGGGAACCGGTTCCACTAGGGAATATATTCAGCGTTTGGGACGGGTTTTAAGAAAAGGCCAACAAGAGGATAAACGGGCGATTTTGTATGAAGTGATAGCCGAAAATACGACGGAGGAAAAAACCTCCCAACGACGACGGGGAGAGCAGAAAAATAAAACTAGCTATAAAACCGGTAATCGACAATTGGAATTATTGCCTTCTCCTCCGAAAAAATCTTTTTCTTTCCCGAAAGCTGCCGAATCTTCTACCCCTTGGGTGAGTTCTCCAGAGTCAGAGGAAGAATAA
- a CDS encoding helix-turn-helix domain-containing protein produces MLKAFKYRIYPTSEQSVLLAKSFGCARWFYNYALRDLRFDNVPFGRTQFAPTLWTKSVTVGAQSLRPPRGGGLLITPSRGRAFENPCS; encoded by the coding sequence ATGTTAAAAGCATTCAAGTACAGAATCTATCCGACCAGTGAGCAATCAGTTTTGCTTGCCAAGTCGTTTGGCTGTGCTAGATGGTTTTACAATTACGCTCTAAGGGACTTGCGCTTTGATAATGTACCTTTTGGGCGAACGCAGTTCGCCCCTACATTGTGGACAAAATCCGTTACTGTAGGGGCGCAAAGCTTGCGCCCTCCGCGCGGAGGGGGTTTGCTGATCACCCCAAGTAGGGGGAGAGCCTTCGAGAACCCCTGCAGCTAA